cgAAGTTGATTTTGGTGTTATATTGCTTAATTTTTGCTTATTCTTATTCCTCGATTCATTCCAGAagaatttcttattttttttataactaaTCGACTTCATTCTCTCCTTCACAAGGCACATcagtttggtatcagagccttggtTAACCAGCACTTTGAAGCCTTTAGAGTGCAAACACGTGAGGGAGTGAACCAACCTGTCCTTTAATCGAGTGAAACACTTAGCGAGTTTGATTGTGATAGCAACATGTCTAATGAAGGAGAGGTGCCTCCACTAGTTCCAAGAGGTCTCATACTGGATCAAGCACATATGCTAAAACTTGAAAGACAGCAGAATGCAATGCAAGAGCAAATTGCATAGATCACACAAGTTTTGGCAAGACTAGTTGCACTCCAGCCACAAAGAGAGAACAATGGTCCTAGGCAGTAAGGGCacagtgatgatgatgatgaacctaGAGTTAAAGAAGGTGCTCATGATTAGCACCTACCTAGGCATCCACATTGCTAAAAAGACAATATCGAGATGAAGATTCCAACCTTTCGAGGTACCAGATCACCTGAAGTGTACCTAGAATGGGTATAAAGAGTTGATAAAATCTTTGAGTATCAGGAATACAGCGAAGCAAAGAAGTGAAAACTTACTGCCATTGAGTTTGATGATTATGCAAACTTATGGTGGGAGAACGTAAAGGCTCAAAGACGTAGGGATAGGCTTGATGATGTATAAACTTGGCGTGAGATGAAAATAATCATGGAGAAGCAATTTGTACCTGAATATTACAAATAGGAGTTGTATATCAAACTCCAAAGTTTACGCCAAGGTGAAATGTGTGTGGAAGACTATGTTAAAGAATTTGATATGCTGATGTTAAGATGTGATGTGAGGGAACCACAAGAACAAACCATTGCCCATTTTCTTGGTGGTTTGAATTATGAAATTGCTAATACTATTGAATTTCAATCATATGTGTTTTTGCAAGATGTGATCAAATTTTCCATTAACGTTGAAAGGCAAAGAATGAAAGGTGGATACAAAGGCACTACTACCAAAACATTCACAAAACCTTCTAACAATAGCACCCCACGTACTAGTGATAAAGGTAGCATGAAGAAGCATGACAAAGGGGAGAGCTCTGCCAAAGCACTAGTTGGTGTAAGCAAGGGCAAGGAGAAGGAAGTAGATCCAGCCCCTCTTAAAAGAAGTAGAGACATAAAATACTTCAAGTGCCTTGGCCAGGGATACATTGCTTCAGAATGTCCCAACAAGAGAGTAATGGTGTTGAGGGAAGGAGCTAGAGAGTGAAGATGAGACTTGTGAAGAGGAAGAGAATCATGAAGCATATGGTGATGAGGAAGTAGAGTATGCTGATGTTGGAGAGATGTTAGTGGTCAGAAGAACCTTAAGTGCACATGCAACAAAAGAGGAGGAGCAAAGAGAGAACATCTTTCATACCAGATGCACTATTCTCAGCGAGGTATGCAATGTCATTATTGATGGTGGTAGTTGTAATAATGTTGCTTCCACTACCTTAGTTGAGAAACTTAATCTGCCCACCTTAGTGCATCCTCATCCTTATAAATTGCAATGGCTAAATGATGATGGTGATGTTAAGGTGACTAAGCAAGTAGTTGTTCCTTTCTCCATAGGCAAGTATAAAGATGAAGTTGTGTGTAACATTATACCCATGAATGCTAGCCATTTGTTGTTAGGCAGGCCATCGGAATTTGATTGAAAGGCTGTGCATGATGGTTTTAAAAATACTTATTCTTTTATGAAGGATGGGAAAAGAATTGTATTAGCCCCTCTTAGTGCATAACAAAAACATCAAGAGCAGCTGATTAGTAACAAACAAAAGAAGGAGAGTTTGTTCCTCAATAAGGGGACATTTTGAAGGCTATCACTaaccacaattttttttttgtgcttATTGTTAAAGAATTGCTGGAATCCAACCACATTGCAGTTCCTCCCATGGTGGCTGAACTATTGGAAGAATTTGAAGATGTTTTTCCTCAAGAATTGCCATAGGGACTACCTCCCCTTTGTTGCATTGAACATCAGATTGATTTAATTCCTGGAGCGGTATTACCAAATAGACCAGCCTACAGAAGTAATCCTGAAGAGGCTAAGAGTTGCATAAGCAAGTCATGGAGCTGTTGAAAAAGGGCTATGTTCATGAATCCATGAGCCCATGCTCTGTTCTAGCTTTGTTGGTGCCCAAAAAGGATGGTTCCATGCGCATGTGTATTGATAGTAGGGccatcaacaaaatcactgtaaagtatcacTATCCCATCCCTAGACTTGATGACATACTTAATGAGTTGCATGGTGCTGTTATCTTTTCAAAAGTTGATCTGAAAAGTGGTTACCATTAGATTCGAATGAAGGAGGGGGATGAATGGAAAATAGTCTTTAAACAAAGTTTGGGTTGTATGAGTGGAtggtcatgccttttggccttTTTAATGCCCCTGGCACTTTTATGAGACTCATGAACCATGTACTTCACCACTTCATTGGCAAATTTgtggttgtttattttgatgatattctAATTTATAGCAGGAGTTTTGAAGATCATCTTAAGCATCTAAGGGCTATTTTTGAAGTTCTACGCCAAGAAAAGTTATATGCGAACATCAAGAAGTGCACTTTTTGCCACGATCAAGTCACATTCCTTGGCTTTGTGGCAACCAAACATGGCGTGGAGGTGGACAAAGAGAAGGTGCAAGCAATACAAGAATGGCCAGTACCAACTATAATCGCGGAGGTGAGAAGCTTTCATGGCCTAGCCTCTTTCTACAAGAGGTTTGTAAAGAATTTTAGCACCATCATGACCCCCATAACAGAATGCTTAAAGAAGGAAAAGGAATTTAATTGGAGTGAAGCTGCCCAAAAGAGCTTTGAACTCATCAAAGAAAAACTGACCTCTACTCCAATACTTGCATTGCCGAATTTTTTGAAGACCTTTGAGGTAGAATGCAATGCTTCCGGAGTGGGAATCGGGGCTGTTCTAATGCAAAAAGGATGTCCCATTGCTCATTTCAATGAAAAGTTGAATGGAGCTAGTTTGAACTACTCAACCTATGATAAAGAGTTCTATGCTCTTGTTCGTGCCTTGGAGACTTGGCAACACTACCTCTTACTAAGAGACTTTGTTATCCACACAGACCATGAGTCCTTGAAACACCTAAAAGGACAAAGTAAGCTGAACAAGCGACATGCCAAATGGGTGGAGTTTCTTGAATCATTCCCATATGTGATCAAGTATAAGAAGGGACACTCTAACATTGTGGCTGATGCATTATCCAGGAGGTATGCCTTAATCTCTTTGCTAAATACTAAGCTGTTGGGATTTGAATTGATGGTTGAGCAATATAAGTTAGATAGGGACTTTTCTTCTATCTATGATTCTTGCCAAGAGAAAGTCTTTTAGGGATTCTACCAATATGATGGCTACCTCTTTAAAATGGGAAATTTGTGTATTCCTAACTGTTCTATCAGAGAATTATTGGTAAGGGAGGCACATGGAGGGGGTTTTGCTGGCTATTTCGGTGAAATTTTGACTTTGGAAGCCTTAAAGGAGCATTTCTATTGGCCAAGTATGATGAAAGATATGCACAAGGTAGTGGAGAAATGTGTGGCGTGCAAGAAGGCTAAAAGCAAGGAGATGGCGCAAGGGCTGTATATGCCTCTTCTAGTTCCTATTCACCCATGGGAACATGTGAGCATGGATTTTATGCTTGGCTTGCCCAGAACTCAAAGGGGCAAAGATTCCATATTGGTTGTTGTTGACCAGTTTTCTAAAATGGCTCATTTTGTTCCTTGCCATAAAATTGATGATGCTTCTCTTATTGCTAaccttttttttaaagaaattgttaggttgcatggcattccAAAAAGCATTGTTTCAGATCGTGATGCCAAGTTCCTAAGCTATTTTTGGAAGACTTTGTGGAAGAAGCTTGGAACTCGCCTCCTCTTTAGCACAGCCTGTCATCCTCAAACAGATGGGCAAACGAAGGTGGTGAATAGAACTCTCTCTAACTTGCTTAGAGTTGTCATCAAGAAGAATTTGAATAGTTGGGATGAATGCTTGGCCTATGTTGAATTTGCCTATAATCGAAGTGTGCACAGCTCAACTAAGCACTCTCCTTTTGAAGTAGTTTATGGCTTTAATCCAATCACACCAATGGAGTTAATGCCAATTCCTATTCAAGAAAGAGCCAATGTTGATGGGAAAAAGAAGGCAAAGATGGTGAAGTCTATGCATGAGCAAGTTAGAAAGCTCATTGAGGCCAAAAATGAATAATATAGCAAAATCATTAACAAGAAGAGGAAGCAAGTGCAGTTTGAACCAGGTGATCTAGTGTGGCTTCACTTGAGGAAAGAGAGATTTCCAAATCAAAGGAAGTCCAAGCTATTGCCAAGAGCTAATGGTCCATTCTGCGTGGTAGCAAGGATCAATGACAATGCCTATAAGGTGGATTTTCCAGATGAGTATAATATTTCTTCTACTTTCAATGTGAGGGATCTTTCTCCTTACTTGGAAGATGATTTTGAGGTTGGGAAAGAATATGATTTAAGGGCAAATCCTAATCAACAAGTGGGAGATGATGTGCCACATGATGACATGACATACGAGGGCCCATCGACTAGGTCCAAAAGCGAGCTCATACTTTGCTTGCTTGTATTCAGAATTAAAGAAGTTGGGTTGGACTTAGCAAGTCCATGGGGCATGTGAGATGGGTGCAAACTAAAATATTTGGGCTTAAGTTAAAATAAAGATAATGGGCTAATTATAAAGAAAATAAGTCTATATGTGTGTAAAAGGCCCCTATTTGCTGTTtggaattgaccaagtcaaagaaaTCATAAGGAGATTGAAATATCTTTCAATTAAGGAAGGAAATAAGGTTGAAAAGTCACCAAATCTCCTCAAATTCGTGCATCACTCTATGGGCAGATTTCTGAAGTATTTTTTCctcaaaaattcaatattatttcCTATTTAGAAGGTTATTCAAACTTCCTATTTAGAAGGCTATTCAAACTTCCTATTTAGTAACCTtgctattttcctttatagtGCTTGTAATTAGCTTATATAAAGGCCAACTCTTGTAAGCTCAAAGCATTCTAAATTTTAATCAATAGCAAGTGTTGCTTCTTCTTTCTTATCAAACATTATTTATTTGTGGTGAAGTCTTGACTTATCACAAGAGTTCCTTATGTGGCGTCTTCATTGGGATTGTAATCTTTGTGGCAAGATtactcttatcaaattttaagttcCATAGTTATCTTCTTATTTTTGTCTTTCATTACTGTTGCATCTTAAATCATAAAATACCAAAAAGAAatcctttcttttttttgttaAAGTTGATTTTGGTGTTATATTGCTTAATTTTTGCTTATTCTTGTTCTTCGATTCATTCTAGAagaatttcttatttttttataactaattaattttattctttcctTCACAAGGAACATCACCAATTCTCACGAAAGGGCAGGTAATGTTTGTGCTATAGGCTAGGTAATAATGAGGattccaagaaaaattaagagtacAATGTAGGCttaaggggtttgcaagggtaaattttaGTAAAGAGAATTCCAAAGGTTTAATGAAAAGGTTTTAATCAAAGAATGCctcatcatctctcttttcatatACAAGCTGATATTTTGCCTAGAAAGGTCTAAAAAGCTTGTTCTAAGGCTAGTGAGACATTAATTAGCTACCTTTTTTCTTATAGTTTCAATTAAACATTCCAAACTCTAAGTAACTGATTGGGTGACTCTTGGCTAAGAATATATAGGCAAAGGACCGGCATTTCAAAAACTTGCATCTATTTAGGACTTTCAATTCTCAAAACCATCTAGAAGTAAGTTTAATCTCTTACAGGAAACTCCCACTACTCTAAGGACttagtaaaatttattttttgaacgTGAGATTTCTAAAATGTGAAAtgcattaattaaataaaaactaTATGCAATTTCTATATGATTACTACATGATGTATGCTTAGGCATGTGTGAATTTGTAATCTATTTAcattatgaatgaatgaaataaatAGATTGCACTTAAACTAACACACTAAAAATGTTGCAAAAATTTCCTCATGCCCCTAAACTCAAatcaaacattgtcctcaatgccTAATGGAATGAAAAGATGGGATAGAATGGTTAAACGAATGAAATAATTCAAAAGGCTCAAAATTGTTATGTGCAAGTAAAATTTGCATAGCTTGTGCAGGAGGTTGTGCAAGTTTTGTAAGAAAAGTAAAAAGATTGGAGTGAATGGATAACTGACATTGCAGAGGTTGTGCGCTATGTTATGCAACTTCCGCATGAATGCAAATTAAGAATGAACAGTGCCACAAAAATTGGAAAATGAGTCAATTTAAAATTTGATGTGCATAACTCAATTTCTTTCAAAAATATGAACTGATTACAATCAAATAACACCAAAAGCTAAATTAAGACTCAAACTTTCACAATTTTAGCATAACAACATTCAATCGATTCTCAATACAAGAAAATTGTCAATCAATTCAACTTTCACAGCAAAAGAACATATAGCAGCACACCATCCACttatcaaaattaaaaacaaGAGATGGAAGAAGTCCCTTAAATGTTACCTTTTATACAATTCAAGCTTTTGACAGCAACTCTCCTCCTTGCCATTTTGACAAAGCCATTTGCATCCTATCAAATGCTTAATTCTTACAAAGTATCAAATTGAAAGTCAAATCAATCATACAATAAATAAGCACATTTAACAATTCAAAATGGTAAAAGAATAGAAAAACTCCCATGAttttcaatttttgcaatttcTGTCTGATAAGCATCTGGGCAAGATAAAATgagataattatgaaaaattgaatCCAAGGGtgattaaaaacaaaacaaatcaaaacaaaacaaaacaaaataaaataaaattaaaaaaaataaaacaaaagaactTTGGGTGCCTCCCAAAAGCGCTAAGTTTAGGTCGTTAGCTTAACCCTTATCATGGTGCTCTTCAGGAGAAGGTGGTGGGTTAGAGAGGCTGCATGAAACTACTTTCTCAATTGGTTCCCCAGTGATGTAAGGTTTCAATCTCTGACCATTCACTTTAAAGTGCCTGGATTTCTCATTCCAGATTTCAATTACCCCATGGGGGAAAACTTTAGAAACTTTATATGGCCCAGACAATTTAGATTTAAGTTTGCCAAGAAATAATTTCAATCTAGAATTGAATAATAACATTAAATCACCTTTCTAAAATTCTTTCTTCTTGATTGCCTATCA
The sequence above is a segment of the Hevea brasiliensis isolate MT/VB/25A 57/8 chromosome 11, ASM3005281v1, whole genome shotgun sequence genome. Coding sequences within it:
- the LOC131170265 gene encoding uncharacterized protein LOC131170265; protein product: MNHVLHHFIGKFVVVYFDDILIYSRSFEDHLKHLRAIFEVLRQEKLYANIKKCTFCHDQVTFLGFVATKHGVEVDKEKVQAIQEWPVPTIIAEVRSFHGLASFYKRFVKNFSTIMTPITECLKKEKEFNWSEAAQKSFELIKEKLTSTPILALPNFLKTFEVECNASGVGIGAVLMQKGCPIAHFNEKLNGASLNYSTYDKEFYALVRALETWQHYLLLRDFVIHTDHESLKHLKGQSKLNKRHAKWVEFLESFPYVIKYKKGHSNIVADALSRRELLVREAHGGGFAGYFGEILTLEALKEHFYWPSMMKDMHKVVEKCVACKKAKSKEMAQGLYMPLLVPIHPWEHVSMDFMLGLPRTQRGKDSILVVVDQFSKMAHFVPCHKIDDASLIANLFFKEIVRLHGIPKSIVSDRDAKFLSYFWKTLWKKLGTRLLFSTACHPQTDGQTKVVNRTLSNLLRVVIKKNLNSWDECLAYVEFAYNRSVHSSTKHSPFEVVYGFNPITPMELMPIPIQERANVDGKKKAKMVKSMHEQRKQVQFEPGDLVWLHLRKERFPNQRKSKLLPRANGPFCVVARINDNAYKVDFPDEYNISSTFNVRDLSPYLEDDFEVGKEYDLRANPNQQVGDDVPHDDMTYEGPSTRSKSELILCLLVFRIKEVGLDLASPWGM